The following are from one region of the Erwinia billingiae Eb661 genome:
- the kdsB gene encoding 3-deoxy-manno-octulosonate cytidylyltransferase, which yields MSFVAIIPARFASTRLPGKPLVDIQGKPMVVHVMERALESGADRVIVATDNEQVARAVEAAGGEVCMTRADHHSGTERLAEVIDRYQFADDTIIVNVQGDEPMIPPVIIRQVAENLAKSEAGMATLAVPIETAEEAFNPNAVKVVMDAKGYALYFSRATIPWDRERFAASREEIGDTFLRHIGIYGYRAGFIRRYVSWEPSPLEHIELLEQLRVLWYGEKIHVAVAKAIPSVGVDTPEDLARVRAAMQ from the coding sequence ATGAGTTTTGTCGCTATTATCCCGGCGCGTTTTGCTTCAACGCGCCTGCCGGGTAAACCGCTGGTCGATATCCAGGGTAAACCGATGGTAGTGCATGTGATGGAGCGAGCGCTGGAATCAGGTGCCGATCGGGTCATTGTCGCTACCGATAATGAACAGGTGGCGCGTGCTGTTGAAGCGGCCGGCGGTGAGGTGTGTATGACCCGCGCCGATCACCACTCCGGCACGGAACGGTTGGCTGAAGTGATCGATCGCTATCAGTTTGCCGATGACACCATCATCGTGAACGTGCAGGGCGATGAGCCGATGATCCCACCGGTTATCATCCGTCAGGTGGCAGAAAACCTGGCCAAAAGCGAAGCCGGCATGGCGACGTTAGCCGTGCCGATTGAGACCGCAGAGGAAGCCTTCAATCCGAATGCGGTCAAAGTCGTGATGGATGCGAAAGGTTACGCGCTCTATTTTTCCCGGGCTACCATTCCCTGGGATCGTGAGCGTTTTGCCGCCTCCCGCGAAGAAATCGGCGATACCTTCCTGCGTCACATTGGCATCTACGGCTACCGTGCGGGCTTTATTCGCCGCTATGTCAGCTGGGAGCCGAGTCCGCTGGAGCACATTGAGCTGCTTGAGCAGCTACGCGTGCTCTGGTATGGCGAAAAAATCCACGTTGCCGTCGCCAAAGCGATCCCAAGCGTTGGTGTCGATACACCGGAAGATTTGGCCCGCGTGCGCGCGGCTATGCAGTAA
- a CDS encoding YcbJ family phosphotransferase, translating into MEQLRSELSLVLGETLSRLECISEQPWSSLYSLYDQQGHSLPMVAKYFNVKGIAAQEAYKLSMLAKDSTIRLPTVYGLIVSQQPPQHDVLLIERMGGVSVEAPTRTPVRWLQLQDQIVAALLAWHRLDSHGLVGSVDSTQENNWVSWYAQRVEVIWSTLGFMRPDALSMEHRRVLYRSRENLGNLLADFNDPCVLVHGNLSLSSMLKEAWSDQLLSMINPGMMLWAPREYELFRLCEEGLAESLLFHYLKQAPVAEGFVARRWLYTLWDETDRLIHTGQFDARRFQRAADSLLPWLS; encoded by the coding sequence ATGGAACAACTCCGCTCGGAGCTTTCTCTGGTATTGGGCGAAACCCTCAGCCGCCTGGAATGTATCAGTGAACAACCCTGGTCCAGCCTGTATTCGCTCTATGACCAGCAAGGCCACTCGCTGCCAATGGTGGCAAAATACTTCAATGTCAAAGGCATTGCGGCACAGGAAGCCTATAAGCTTTCGATGCTGGCCAAGGACAGCACCATCCGTTTGCCGACGGTCTACGGCCTGATCGTCAGCCAGCAACCGCCACAGCATGATGTCTTGCTGATCGAGCGCATGGGCGGCGTGTCGGTTGAAGCGCCAACGCGCACGCCGGTCCGCTGGCTGCAGTTGCAGGATCAGATTGTTGCCGCCTTATTGGCATGGCATCGGCTCGACAGCCACGGTCTGGTCGGCAGCGTCGACAGCACGCAGGAAAATAACTGGGTTTCCTGGTATGCCCAGCGCGTTGAGGTGATCTGGTCCACGCTCGGGTTTATGCGGCCTGACGCGCTGTCGATGGAACACCGGCGCGTGCTCTACCGCAGCCGGGAAAACCTCGGCAATCTGCTGGCGGATTTCAACGATCCTTGCGTGCTGGTTCACGGCAATCTGTCACTGAGCAGTATGTTGAAAGAGGCGTGGAGCGACCAGTTATTGTCGATGATCAATCCCGGGATGATGCTGTGGGCACCACGGGAATATGAGTTGTTCCGGCTGTGCGAAGAGGGGCTGGCAGAATCGCTGCTCTTCCATTACCTGAAGCAGGCTCCGGTGGCGGAAGGGTTTGTTGCCCGGCGCTGGCTGTACACGCTGTGGGACGAGACTGACCGGCTGATTCATACCGGCCAGTTCGATGCACGCCGTTTTCAACGCGCGGCGGACTCACTGCTCCCCTGGCTCAGTTGA
- the elyC gene encoding envelope biogenesis factor ElyC codes for MLFALKKLVGGLLLPLPLLIVLMAIALLLLWFSRWQKTGKIILSAACLLLALLSLQPVADNLLAPTENRYPTWQNQQKVGYVVVLGGGYTWNPDWAPGSNMINNSLPRLVEGIRLWRENPGAKLIFTGAAAQNNPVSSAEVTSRVAQSLGVPLSAIVTLDKPRDTRQEAAEVAKVVGKTPFLLVTSASHLPRAMIFFQQQGLDPLPAPANQLAIDSPLNVWERAIPSPLWLGHSDRAIYEWLGRGWQRLTSGDGASTEPGEQ; via the coding sequence ATGCTTTTTGCGTTAAAAAAACTCGTCGGTGGGCTGTTGCTGCCCTTGCCTTTGCTGATTGTGTTGATGGCAATTGCGCTTTTGTTGCTCTGGTTCAGCCGCTGGCAGAAAACCGGCAAAATTATCCTCTCTGCTGCCTGCCTGCTGTTGGCGCTGTTAAGCCTGCAACCGGTGGCGGACAACCTGCTTGCGCCGACCGAAAACCGCTATCCCACCTGGCAGAATCAGCAAAAAGTCGGCTATGTGGTGGTGCTGGGCGGTGGATACACCTGGAATCCTGACTGGGCGCCTGGCTCCAATATGATCAACAACAGTTTGCCGCGGCTGGTTGAAGGGATCCGCTTATGGCGGGAGAATCCGGGAGCCAAATTGATCTTTACCGGTGCGGCGGCGCAGAACAATCCGGTCAGCTCTGCCGAAGTCACGTCCCGCGTCGCCCAGTCACTAGGCGTGCCACTGAGTGCGATCGTGACGCTTGATAAACCGAGGGATACCCGACAGGAAGCGGCTGAAGTGGCTAAGGTGGTGGGAAAAACACCCTTCCTGCTGGTGACATCCGCCTCACACCTGCCGCGAGCGATGATCTTTTTCCAACAGCAGGGACTGGATCCTCTACCGGCGCCAGCCAATCAGCTGGCTATTGACTCACCGTTGAATGTCTGGGAACGCGCAATTCCGTCGCCATTGTGGCTGGGTCACAGCGATCGGGCGATTTATGAGTGGTTGGGAAGAGGCTGGCAACGGCTGACCTCCGGGGATGGGGCCTCAACTGAGCCAGGGGAGCAGTGA
- the cmoM gene encoding tRNA uridine 5-oxyacetic acid(34) methyltransferase CmoM has translation MQDRNFDDIAEKFSKNIYGTTKGRIRQAIVWQALEEILASLPEGPLNVLDAGGGEGQMSCGLAARGHQVLLCDLSAEMLQRAEAHAEEKGVSGNMQFKQISAQQVGQHLDKPADLVLFHAVLEWVAEPEAILKALYDVLAPGGVLSLMFYNVNGLIMQTLVLGNFGYMQADLKKRKRKTLSPDFPREPEQVYRWLEAAGFTVETKTGIRVFHDYMRDKNKQSERFEEVLQQELRFCRQEPFLSLGRYIHVTARKPINRTNHE, from the coding sequence ATGCAGGATCGCAACTTTGATGATATAGCCGAAAAATTTTCGAAGAATATCTACGGTACCACCAAAGGGCGGATCCGCCAGGCGATTGTCTGGCAGGCGCTGGAAGAGATCCTCGCCAGCCTGCCGGAAGGGCCACTCAACGTGCTGGATGCCGGCGGTGGAGAAGGGCAGATGAGCTGTGGCCTGGCAGCCCGAGGTCATCAGGTCTTACTCTGCGATCTCTCCGCTGAGATGTTGCAACGCGCAGAGGCTCATGCCGAAGAAAAAGGTGTGAGCGGGAACATGCAATTCAAACAAATTAGCGCGCAACAGGTCGGTCAACATTTGGATAAGCCGGCCGATCTGGTATTGTTTCACGCGGTGCTTGAATGGGTCGCCGAGCCTGAAGCCATCTTAAAAGCACTGTATGATGTGCTGGCCCCGGGCGGCGTGCTGTCGCTGATGTTTTATAACGTCAATGGCCTGATAATGCAGACGCTGGTGCTGGGCAACTTCGGTTATATGCAGGCTGACCTGAAGAAACGCAAACGAAAAACGCTGTCGCCTGACTTCCCACGTGAACCTGAGCAGGTTTATCGCTGGTTAGAAGCAGCAGGCTTTACAGTGGAAACCAAGACCGGGATCCGCGTTTTTCATGACTATATGCGTGACAAGAACAAGCAATCTGAACGTTTTGAGGAAGTTCTGCAGCAGGAATTACGCTTCTGCCGCCAGGAGCCATTTTTAAGTTTGGGCCGTTATATCCACGTGACCGCGCGGAAACCCATAAACAGGACGAACCATGAGTGA
- the mukF gene encoding chromosome partition protein MukF yields the protein MSEFSQTVPELVAWARKNDFSVTLPTERLTFLLAIATLNGERMDGEMSEGELTDAFRHVSEGFEQTSETVGVRANNAINDMVRQRLLNRFVSEQADGNAIYRLTPLAIGITDYYIRQREFSTLRLSMQLSIVAGELKRAADAADEDGDEFHWHRNVFAPLKYSVAEIFDSIDITQRTMDEQQQAVKDDIAQLLNKDWRAAISSCEMLLNETSGTLRELQDTLEAAGDKLQANLLRIQDATLSSPDLGFIDKLVYDLQNKLDRIISWGQQAIDLWIGYDRHVHKFIRTAIDMDKNRVFAQRLRKSVQTYFDHPWALTYANAERLYDMRDEELALRSEEVTGELPSELEYEEFNEIREQLAAMIEEALAIYKAQQKPLNLGTVMRDYLVQYPRARHFDVARIVVDQAVRLGVAEADFSGLSAEWQVINDYGAKVQAHVIDKY from the coding sequence ATGAGTGAATTTTCCCAGACTGTACCGGAACTGGTCGCCTGGGCGCGAAAAAATGACTTTTCCGTCACGTTGCCTACCGAACGTCTGACGTTTTTGCTGGCGATTGCCACCCTGAACGGGGAGCGCATGGATGGCGAAATGAGCGAAGGCGAATTGACCGATGCCTTCCGTCACGTCAGTGAAGGGTTTGAACAGACCAGCGAAACCGTTGGTGTGCGAGCCAATAACGCCATCAACGATATGGTGCGTCAGCGCCTGCTTAACCGCTTTGTCAGTGAACAGGCCGATGGCAACGCCATCTATCGCCTGACGCCGCTGGCCATCGGCATTACGGATTACTACATCCGCCAGCGTGAGTTCTCAACGCTGCGGCTGTCGATGCAGCTGTCGATTGTTGCCGGCGAGCTGAAGCGCGCTGCCGATGCGGCCGATGAAGACGGTGACGAATTCCACTGGCATCGCAACGTTTTCGCCCCGCTGAAATACTCGGTGGCAGAAATCTTCGACAGCATCGATATCACCCAGCGAACCATGGATGAACAGCAGCAGGCGGTGAAAGACGATATCGCCCAGCTGTTGAACAAAGACTGGCGCGCGGCCATTTCCAGCTGTGAAATGCTGCTGAATGAAACCTCCGGCACGCTGCGCGAATTGCAGGACACGCTGGAGGCGGCAGGCGATAAGCTGCAGGCCAATCTGTTACGCATTCAGGATGCCACGCTGAGCAGCCCGGACCTCGGCTTTATCGATAAGCTGGTGTACGACCTGCAAAACAAGCTGGACCGCATTATCAGCTGGGGACAGCAGGCGATTGACCTGTGGATCGGCTATGACCGTCACGTGCACAAATTCATCCGTACCGCCATCGATATGGATAAAAACCGCGTCTTCGCTCAACGCTTGCGCAAGTCTGTGCAAACCTATTTCGATCATCCCTGGGCATTGACCTATGCCAATGCTGAACGCCTGTATGACATGCGTGATGAAGAACTGGCGTTGCGCAGTGAGGAAGTGACCGGTGAACTGCCTTCCGAACTTGAATACGAAGAGTTTAACGAAATTCGTGAACAGCTGGCCGCGATGATTGAAGAAGCGCTGGCCATCTATAAAGCCCAACAGAAACCGCTCAATCTGGGCACAGTGATGCGTGATTACCTGGTGCAGTATCCCCGGGCACGACACTTCGACGTGGCGCGTATTGTCGTCGATCAGGCCGTCCGCTTAGGCGTGGCCGAAGCAGATTTCTCCGGCTTGTCAGCAGAATGGCAGGTCATTAATGATTACGGAGCCAAGGTGCAGGCGCATGTCATCGACAAATATTGA
- the mukE gene encoding chromosome partition protein MukE — protein MSSTNIEQVMPVKLAQALANSLFPALDSQLRSGRHIGIEELDQHAFLMDYQEYLEEFYARYNVELIRAPEGFFYLRPRSTTLIPRSVLSELDMMVGKILCYLYLSPERLANEGIFTQQELYDELLSLADESKLMKFVNQRSTGSDLDRQKLQEKMRASLNRLRRLGMVWFMGNDSSKFRIIESVFRFGADVRSGDDAREAQLRMIRDGEAMPIEGGLALNDESEEDDEAQSPSSDNAENE, from the coding sequence ATGTCATCGACAAATATTGAACAAGTGATGCCGGTTAAACTGGCACAGGCGCTGGCCAATTCTCTTTTCCCGGCGCTGGACAGCCAGTTACGTTCCGGTCGCCATATTGGCATTGAAGAGCTGGATCAACATGCTTTCCTGATGGATTATCAGGAGTATCTGGAAGAGTTTTACGCGCGTTACAACGTTGAGTTGATCCGTGCCCCGGAAGGCTTCTTCTATCTGCGTCCCCGCTCCACCACGCTGATCCCGCGTTCGGTCCTTTCCGAGCTGGATATGATGGTGGGCAAAATCCTGTGTTATCTCTACCTGAGCCCGGAACGTCTGGCGAATGAAGGCATCTTCACCCAGCAGGAGCTTTATGATGAGCTGCTGTCGCTGGCTGATGAAAGCAAGCTGATGAAGTTCGTTAACCAGCGCTCAACCGGTTCCGATCTCGATCGGCAAAAGTTGCAGGAAAAAATGCGCGCTTCCCTTAACCGTCTGCGCCGCCTTGGCATGGTGTGGTTTATGGGTAATGACAGCAGCAAATTCCGCATTATTGAGTCGGTATTCCGCTTTGGTGCGGATGTGCGGAGCGGCGACGATGCCCGCGAAGCGCAGCTGAGAATGATCCGGGATGGCGAAGCGATGCCGATTGAAGGTGGCCTGGCGCTGAATGATGAAAGCGAAGAGGATGATGAGGCGCAGAGCCCGTCGTCGGACAACGCGGAGAACGAGTAA
- the mukB gene encoding chromosome partition protein MukB → MIERGKFRSLTLVNWNGFFARTFDLDELVTTLSGGNGAGKSTTMAAFITALIPDLTLLHFRNTTEAGATSGSRDKGLHGKLRPGVCYAALDVVNSLHQRVIVGVRLQQVAGRDRKVDIKPFSIHGLPMSINPTEILTETVNARQARVLPLSELKDKFEAMESVQFKQFNSITDYHSLMFDLGIVARRLRSAADRSKYYRLIEASLYGGISSAITRSLRDYLLPENSGVRKAFQDMEAALRENRMTLEAIRVTQSDRDLFKHLISEATSYVAADYMRHANERRIHLDGALLNRNELFTSRKQLKAEQYRHVEMARELAEHNGAESDLETDYQSASDHLNLVQTAMRQQEKIERYEGDIDELTYRLEEQNEVVAEAREVQEENEARSEAAELEVDELKSQLADYQQALDVQQTRAIQYQQALQALQRAQEICRVAELTVDNAEEWQETFRAKEQEATDKLLQLEQKMSVAQAAHSQFEQAFELVGRIAGPVSRSDAYHTGRELLRDASNQRYHAEQLQSLRSRVAEMEQRLREQQDAERLLNEFCKRHGQQFEPQDLEGYQYELEARIEQLSESVSEAGERRMEMRQELEQVRERIARLTKQAPQWHAAQDILSQLNEQTGQELESGQQVTEYMQQLLERERETTVERDEVSARKREVEKQVERLSQPGGAEDGRMTHLAERFGGVLLSEIYDDVTIDDAPYFSALYGPARHGIVVPDLSLVQDLLDGLEDCPEDLYLIEGDPQSFDDSVFNVEELQKAVVVKSGDRQWRYSRFPKVPLFGRAARENQLDLLHAERETLAERYATLSFDVQKTQRLHQSFSRFIGSHLAVAFESDPEAELRLLNLRRGELERGQAAHETENQQQRQQFDQAKEGVAQLNRLMPRVSLLQDETLQDRYDELLERLDEAQEAARFLQQHGAQLAKLEPLISVLQSDPEQHEQLKLDYQQAQQVQRDARQQAFAMTEVVQRRAHFGYVDSAGMLDGNSDLNEKLRKRLEQAESDRTRAREQLRGHQAQFTQYSQVLASLKSSYDAKRDMLKELQQEMQDIGVQADASAEERARLRRDELYAALSNNRARRNQLEKQITFCEAEMDALQKKLKRVERDYHQGREQVVHAKAGWVAVLRLVKDNGVERRLHRRELSYLGGDELRSMSDKALGALRLAVADNEHLRDVLRLSEDPKRPERKIQFFIAVYQHLRERIRQDIIRTDDPVEAIEQMEIELGRLTEELTAREQMLAISSRSVSNIIRKTIQREQNRIRQLNQGLQAVSFGQVKSVRLNVNVREAHSTLLDVLSEQHEAHQDLFNSNRLTFSEALAKLYQRLNPQIDMGQRTPQTIGEELLDYRNYLEMEVEVNRGSDGWLRAESGALSTGEAIGTGMSILVMVVQSWEEESRRLRGKDISPCRLLFLDEAARLDAKSIATLFELCDRLEMQLIIAAPENISPEKGTTYKLVRKVVNNIEHVHVVGLRGFAAEPTAANSSTPEEDQQASS, encoded by the coding sequence ATGATTGAACGCGGAAAATTTCGCTCGCTGACCCTGGTTAACTGGAACGGTTTTTTTGCCCGCACCTTTGACCTGGATGAGCTGGTTACCACGCTTTCCGGCGGTAACGGCGCCGGTAAGTCTACCACCATGGCGGCCTTTATCACGGCGCTGATCCCCGATCTGACCCTGCTGCACTTCCGTAACACCACCGAAGCGGGAGCCACCTCCGGCTCGCGTGACAAAGGTTTACACGGAAAGCTGCGTCCTGGCGTCTGTTACGCCGCGCTGGACGTGGTGAATTCCCTGCATCAGCGCGTGATTGTCGGTGTGCGTCTGCAGCAGGTTGCCGGTCGCGATCGTAAAGTCGATATCAAGCCTTTCAGCATTCACGGCCTGCCGATGTCGATCAACCCGACGGAAATCCTGACGGAAACGGTCAATGCCCGTCAGGCCCGCGTTCTGCCGCTGAGCGAACTGAAAGACAAGTTCGAAGCGATGGAAAGCGTGCAGTTTAAGCAGTTTAACTCGATCACTGATTACCACTCGCTGATGTTCGATCTGGGCATTGTGGCGCGTCGTCTGCGCTCAGCCGCCGATCGCAGCAAATACTATCGCCTGATCGAAGCCTCGCTGTATGGCGGTATCTCCAGCGCCATTACCCGATCGCTGCGTGATTACCTGCTGCCGGAAAACAGCGGCGTGCGTAAGGCCTTCCAGGATATGGAAGCCGCGCTGCGCGAGAACCGCATGACGCTGGAAGCGATTCGCGTCACCCAGTCCGACCGCGATCTGTTTAAGCACCTGATCTCCGAAGCAACCAGCTATGTTGCTGCGGACTATATGCGTCATGCTAACGAACGCCGCATCCACCTTGACGGCGCGTTATTGAACCGTAATGAGCTGTTCACCAGCCGCAAGCAGTTAAAAGCGGAGCAGTATCGCCATGTTGAAATGGCTCGCGAACTGGCTGAGCACAACGGAGCAGAAAGCGATCTCGAAACCGATTACCAGAGCGCCAGCGACCACCTTAACCTGGTGCAGACGGCAATGCGTCAGCAGGAAAAAATCGAGCGCTATGAAGGCGATATCGATGAGCTGACCTACCGTCTTGAAGAGCAGAATGAAGTTGTCGCTGAAGCCCGTGAAGTGCAGGAAGAGAATGAAGCCCGCAGCGAAGCCGCTGAACTGGAAGTCGATGAGCTGAAAAGTCAGCTGGCCGATTACCAGCAGGCGCTGGACGTGCAGCAAACCCGCGCTATCCAGTATCAGCAAGCGTTGCAGGCGCTGCAGCGCGCGCAGGAAATCTGCCGGGTTGCCGAACTGACCGTCGACAATGCCGAAGAGTGGCAGGAAACCTTCCGTGCGAAAGAGCAGGAAGCGACCGACAAGTTATTGCAGCTTGAACAGAAAATGAGCGTGGCGCAGGCTGCTCACAGTCAGTTCGAGCAGGCTTTTGAGCTGGTGGGCCGCATTGCCGGACCGGTCAGTCGTTCCGACGCGTATCACACCGGCCGCGAATTGCTTCGCGATGCCAGCAATCAGCGTTATCACGCCGAGCAGTTGCAGTCCTTACGTTCCCGCGTGGCCGAGATGGAACAGCGACTGCGTGAACAGCAGGATGCAGAACGGTTACTGAATGAGTTCTGTAAGCGTCACGGGCAACAGTTTGAGCCGCAGGATCTGGAAGGCTATCAGTACGAGCTTGAAGCCCGTATTGAACAGCTGTCCGAAAGCGTGTCTGAAGCGGGCGAACGTCGCATGGAAATGCGTCAGGAGCTTGAACAGGTGCGTGAACGCATTGCCCGTCTGACCAAACAGGCTCCTCAGTGGCATGCCGCGCAGGATATTCTTAGCCAGCTGAACGAGCAAACCGGTCAGGAGCTGGAGAGCGGTCAGCAGGTGACCGAGTACATGCAGCAGCTGCTGGAGCGCGAGCGCGAAACCACCGTTGAACGCGACGAAGTTTCGGCCCGTAAACGCGAAGTTGAAAAACAGGTCGAGCGTCTGAGCCAGCCTGGCGGCGCTGAAGATGGCCGTATGACCCATCTGGCCGAGCGTTTTGGCGGCGTGCTGCTGTCAGAAATTTATGACGACGTCACCATCGACGATGCGCCGTACTTCTCCGCGCTGTATGGCCCGGCCCGTCACGGTATCGTGGTGCCCGATCTGTCACTGGTGCAGGATCTGCTGGACGGTCTGGAAGACTGCCCGGAAGACCTTTATCTGATCGAAGGGGACCCGCAGTCGTTCGATGACAGCGTATTTAACGTTGAAGAGCTGCAAAAAGCGGTAGTGGTGAAGTCAGGCGATCGCCAGTGGCGTTACTCGCGCTTCCCTAAAGTGCCGTTGTTTGGTCGTGCTGCCCGTGAAAATCAGCTGGATCTGTTACATGCCGAACGCGAAACGCTGGCAGAACGCTATGCCACGCTGTCGTTTGACGTGCAGAAAACGCAGCGTCTGCACCAGTCGTTCAGCCGTTTTATCGGTAGCCATTTAGCCGTCGCCTTTGAGTCGGATCCGGAAGCCGAGCTGCGTTTACTGAACCTGCGTCGCGGTGAACTCGAACGTGGCCAGGCCGCGCATGAAACGGAAAACCAGCAGCAGCGTCAGCAGTTTGATCAGGCGAAAGAGGGCGTCGCCCAGCTTAACCGCCTGATGCCACGCGTCAGCCTGCTGCAGGATGAAACCCTGCAGGATCGTTATGACGAACTGCTTGAGCGTCTGGATGAAGCACAGGAAGCCGCGCGTTTCCTGCAGCAGCATGGTGCGCAACTGGCGAAACTGGAACCGCTGATCTCAGTGCTGCAGAGCGATCCGGAACAGCACGAACAGTTGAAGCTGGATTATCAGCAGGCGCAGCAGGTTCAGCGCGATGCCCGCCAGCAAGCCTTTGCCATGACCGAAGTGGTGCAGCGTCGCGCGCACTTTGGCTATGTCGATTCCGCCGGCATGCTCGACGGTAACAGCGACCTGAATGAGAAGCTGCGTAAGCGTCTTGAGCAGGCCGAATCCGATCGTACCCGTGCCCGCGAGCAGCTGCGCGGTCATCAGGCGCAGTTTACCCAGTATTCTCAGGTGCTGGCGTCACTGAAAAGTTCTTACGATGCCAAGCGCGACATGCTGAAAGAACTTCAGCAAGAGATGCAGGATATCGGTGTGCAGGCAGATGCCAGCGCGGAAGAGCGCGCGCGTCTGCGCCGTGATGAACTCTATGCTGCGCTAAGCAATAACCGCGCCCGTCGCAATCAGTTGGAAAAGCAGATCACCTTCTGCGAAGCCGAAATGGACGCGCTGCAGAAAAAACTGAAGCGTGTCGAGCGCGATTACCATCAGGGCCGCGAGCAGGTTGTTCATGCCAAGGCGGGTTGGGTCGCGGTGTTACGCCTGGTGAAAGACAATGGCGTTGAGCGCCGTCTCCATCGTCGTGAACTCTCTTACCTCGGCGGTGATGAGCTGCGTTCAATGTCGGATAAGGCGTTAGGTGCGCTGCGTCTGGCAGTGGCCGATAACGAACATCTGCGCGACGTGCTGCGTTTGTCCGAAGATCCAAAACGGCCAGAGCGTAAGATTCAGTTCTTCATCGCTGTTTATCAGCATCTGCGTGAACGCATCCGTCAGGACATCATCCGTACCGACGATCCGGTCGAAGCGATTGAGCAGATGGAGATTGAACTTGGCCGTCTGACCGAAGAGTTAACCGCGCGCGAACAGATGCTGGCTATCAGCTCCCGCAGCGTGTCTAACATTATTCGTAAGACCATTCAGCGTGAGCAAAACCGTATTCGCCAGCTGAACCAGGGCCTGCAGGCCGTGAGCTTCGGCCAGGTGAAGAGCGTCCGTCTGAACGTTAACGTCCGCGAGGCGCATTCCACGCTGCTGGACGTATTGTCTGAACAGCATGAAGCGCATCAGGATCTGTTTAACAGCAATCGCCTGACCTTCTCAGAAGCGCTGGCTAAGCTGTATCAGCGCCTGAATCCACAGATTGATATGGGCCAGCGTACGCCGCAAACCATTGGTGAAGAGCTGCTGGATTACCGTAACTACCTGGAAATGGAGGTTGAGGTAAACCGAGGATCTGATGGCTGGTTGCGTGCGGAAAGTGGTGCGTTGTCAACCGGTGAAGCGATCGGGACCGGGATGTCGATTCTGGTGATGGTCGTGCAGAGCTGGGAAGAAGAGTCTCGCCGCCTGCGCGGAAAAGATATCTCACCGTGCCGCCTACTGTTCCTCGATGAAGCTGCGCGACTGGATGCCAAGTCGATCGCCACGCTGTTTGAGCTGTGCGATCGTCTGGAAATGCAGCTGATTATCGCCGCGCCAGAGAATATCAGTCCTGAGAAGGGCACGACGTATAAACTGGTGCGTAAAGTGGTCAATAACATTGAACACGTTCACGTCGTCGGCCTGCGCGGCTTTGCCGCCGAGCCAACCGCCGCGAATTCCTCCACACCTGAGGAAGATCAACAGGCTTCTTCATAA
- a CDS encoding YcbK family protein, with protein MNNFDSHRRKWLTLGGAALGCALLPRQAFASLSTSRPRVLTLNNLNTGETLKTEFFNGKSYDKDELSRLNHFFRDYRANKVKNIDPHLFDQLYRLQALLDTRKPVTLISGYRSLATNNSLRAHTKGVAKHSYHTLGQAMDLHIDGIALSNVRKAALSMGAGGVGYYPSSNFVHIDTGPARHW; from the coding sequence ATGAATAATTTTGACTCTCATCGCCGTAAGTGGCTGACATTAGGAGGCGCTGCATTAGGTTGTGCATTGCTTCCCCGACAGGCTTTCGCCTCGCTCTCCACCTCGCGTCCTCGTGTATTAACACTGAATAACCTGAATACCGGTGAAACGCTCAAAACTGAGTTTTTTAACGGGAAAAGTTACGACAAGGATGAGTTGTCACGTTTGAATCATTTCTTCCGTGATTATCGGGCCAACAAGGTCAAGAACATCGATCCGCATCTGTTCGATCAGCTTTATCGTTTGCAGGCGTTGCTCGATACCCGCAAACCGGTGACGTTGATATCGGGGTATCGTTCGCTGGCGACCAACAATTCCCTGCGGGCCCACACGAAAGGCGTAGCGAAACACAGTTACCACACGCTGGGTCAGGCGATGGATTTACATATTGACGGGATTGCATTGAGCAATGTTCGCAAAGCGGCGCTTTCCATGGGCGCTGGTGGTGTAGGATACTACCCAAGCAGTAACTTTGTGCATATTGATACCGGGCCGGCACGGCACTGGTAA